From bacterium:
GGTGGGAGGTACTGGCTGTCACCGGCGTGGACAACCGTCCCCGAACCTGGCTGTAGAACTGGACCCTGCTGGACCTGCTCTCACGACTCGCTAACTGGCCATACGCCAGACAAAGAAACTGATCAAATGTGGAGAAGCCTCTGGTGCGGTACTCGCCATGATATCGGTTGACGCAGCTGTTGAACTCATGCCTAGGAAAAAACTGGAGGAGTTGCCTGAAAACAGTCTGACCGGTGTTCATGGATACCCTCCTGAAATATCAGGACGGTAACACTCTCAAAACCTAGGGTGCGAGTTCAAATCGAAAAAAGAACAATTATGTCAAAGAGCCTATATAATCAACAGGTTATAGCTGTACACTCAATTTTAACCGGACAGCAGTGAGCGTAGATGACTATCGCCTGTTCCTTGAACATGTCCTGGAGAAAGCCAACGGCGGGCGCGGTGTACGACTGGCCGAAGAGTTGAAACAAATGTCCGTGCTGAACGTCTCACGCCTGACCGAATATGAAGAAACTAGTTGTCGGGTGCGTAGCTGGAGCACAATCACCGTTAAGCGGCGGATTTACTCGGTGCCAAGCCGCCTGATTGGCGAGAAGGTCTCGGCGAGGCGCTATGAGGATCGTTTGGAGGTGTTCTATAACGGAGTTCATCAAATTACCGCACCATGGGTATCGCGCGATGGTGAGCACCAGATCAACTACAGGCACGTGATTGGCTGGTTGGTGCGCAAGCCGGGGGCTTTTCGACAATACCGTTTTCGCGAAGAACTCTTCCCTACAGAGGTATTCCGATGGGCATGGGAGTGCCTCTCGGAGAAACTGAGCGAGCGGACAGCTGACCGGGAGTATCTCCAGTTGCTGCATCATGCGGCCCGCACGATGCAATGCGAAGTCGAAGTGGTCTTGTTGGCCATGCGCCACAAGGGAGAAATCCCACGGCTGGATAGGGTGCTGGATGCGTGTCGTCCAGCCGTACATGAACCACCACGGCTGCAACCGTTAGTGGTAAATTTAATGGATTACGATGATTTGCTGGGCAGTCAGGGGGTGCGGGTATGAGCAAAGCAGACAGTATGGCTATGATGCTGCGGTCCTTGCGCCTGCCTTCCATTCAACGTGAATACGGGAACATGGCCAATCAAGCCGAGTCCGCGAATTGGGGTTTTGAACAATACCTGAAAGGATTGCTTGAACTGGAGGTCAATGAGCGAGCCGAACGGCGCATTGAACGGCTTTTGAAACGCTCCGGGTTGCCGGAAGGCAAAAGTCTTGCCACGTTAGACCATAAGCTGATGCCGATAAAGGTGCGTCGACAGATCCCTGTGCTGGTCGAAGGCGGTTTCATCGAACGGGCCGAGAATGTCCTGGCGTTCGGACTTCCTGGCCGTGGCAAGTCGCACTTGCTGGCGGCCATCGCTCGAGAACTCGTGATCCAGAGAGGTTATGCTGTGCTGTTTATAAGCACTCACCGGTTGGTGGAACAGTTGCTCATCGCCAAACGTGAGCTTGCCATCGAGAAGGTTTTCAAGAAGCTTGATCGCTTCGATGTGGTGGTGCTAGATGACATTGGTTATGTGCAGCAAAGCCGTGAGGAAATGGAGGTGCTGTTCACATTCCTTTCTGAACGATATGAACGGCGCAGCCTGATGATTACTTCCAATCTGGTCTTCAGTGAATGGGACAGGATCTTTAAAGATCCGATGACGACTGCCGCCGCTATCGACCGCCTGGTTCACCATTCAACGATCCTTGAGTTGGACAACGATAGTTATCGGGCCAAGCAGGCAAAGCAACAGCAAGGCAACTGAATACAAATATTCACCCGTCAGCAGTGGCAACTAAACAATAGGGAAGTGTAATTGTCGCTGGGGGGGAAGTGTAATTGTCGTTGACCAACCGTCATCATCCCTGCCCGTGTACGCAAACCAAAGGATAAGGCCAAGGTGGAGTCCGCCGTACAGGTGGTAGAGCGCTGGATCCTGGCCCGTTTGCGCAACCGGACCTTCTTCTCCCTGGGTGAGGCTAACGCCGCCATCGCCGAGCTGTTGACACAATACAATGACCGTCCATTCCAGAAACTTCCGGGTTCACGCCG
This genomic window contains:
- the istB gene encoding IS21-like element helper ATPase IstB; protein product: MSKADSMAMMLRSLRLPSIQREYGNMANQAESANWGFEQYLKGLLELEVNERAERRIERLLKRSGLPEGKSLATLDHKLMPIKVRRQIPVLVEGGFIERAENVLAFGLPGRGKSHLLAAIARELVIQRGYAVLFISTHRLVEQLLIAKRELAIEKVFKKLDRFDVVVLDDIGYVQQSREEMEVLFTFLSERYERRSLMITSNLVFSEWDRIFKDPMTTAAAIDRLVHHSTILELDNDSYRAKQAKQQQGN
- a CDS encoding DUF4372 domain-containing protein, producing the protein MNTGQTVFRQLLQFFPRHEFNSCVNRYHGEYRTRGFSTFDQFLCLAYGQLASRESRSSRVQFYSQVRGRLSTPVTASTSH